The window CTGTCGTTGTCAACCATGTTctatcaaaaaaaaaaagtctatcCCATAAGCGCTAGTCTATAAGTTAGTTAACGCTAGAGTTTGATATACAGTTACATTAATTCTACCTAACCGCATAGAGCATCGTTGGATCGTACTGCCTCCAAATTATCTGGATACAAGAAGACTCAAGTGTATGTCAAGCCACGAATCTACCCCGTATACAGTTAATGATGCGACGTTGTTCGCTACACCGGAGAAATTGATATCTTCGAACCATGTGAATCCATGGACTTAAAAAACAGCAGCATAtattttgacaaatttttcccACGCTGGAATTTTGCTATAGCAAAATTCATAATTGTTGACATAATATCGTGTATGTGTCTTCCTTCTCCTACTCTTCATCTTCTCTCGCTACCTCTTCCTCCACTGCACCGCACCACTGTCCAACTGGCAGCTTCGTCCCTCCTTCCACTAGTTTCTTTTGATTCAGGCTTCGATTCAGAATCTGGTGTGCAAAGGTACAAAGGTAACTTTCAGTCATaatagagagaaaaaaaaaaaaataaagtaggGTCGCTATGGAACGTACCATTGAAGAGCGAATTTGTGATATTGCGATCATGCGATCTTCATCATAATTCACTGCACAGTCTGTTAGTGGCTCGGAAAAGTTCCATGCAGGAAATACAGGCCACTAAGCAGGAGTGTTAGGGAGGGAGAAGAAATCTGGCCTCGCAGAAAGTGACTATGCTACCTTGATTGTCTCTGCAGATGGAGGAGAGAAGAAGAAAGTGGAAGAAAACAAGAAGGGAGAGTCTAAAGGGAGCAGTAGAGCAGAAGCCGGTGCCAACAGCAAGGAAGGGACGACGTCAGGTGCAAACGTCGGGACGAAGAACAAGCAGGACGGTGGAGACGGAAGCAAGAGGTTGGTCTCTCATTGCTAAACGGTTCACAGTGGGTACGACAACGAAATGTCACACAGCTCTATGCTAGCGATGCTCTCTTCTGCCGCATACAAATACCAtcaggataaaaaaaaaatactgtcgGACGATGGATTACCAAGATGAAATTATTCGTCAAAGTCGCACGCAAGATTACTTTATTCCATTTTTTTCAATCGCATACGAAGTTTCTTTCCGCTCGTACGTGTAGGCTGTAATTCTTAACTCTGGAAAGTATGTTAAGAAATCGAGAAATTGGCTAGCAAACTTAAGTCAAACCGAGTCTTATACCGCTCCTATTCGTAAACGAACATTTTTCAAAGGTGTTACACGTTCTACGATTACCCATGAAACAGTTTCGTGCGCTGCCTTCTCTATCTGACGAAGATATTCGTTTGTAAAACAAACAGCAGTCTCATCGAGCATGATAGCAAGACTATTAGTATCTTGAGGTAAATTATATACTCGGCAGACTGCGTTTAAGCCCTAACGCGACAAGAAGCAATCTTATTGTTCGTCGGAGATACTGCTACTCTATATCTCGCGTATGTGTCGATACTTGTTCCAACTTTACAAGAAGTGCCCTCCCGGAAGAACAGCGAAGAGGTGATGCTCCCTTTCTGGAAAACTTGTGTCGAGGGATACGCAATCCAAACGTTCCCACACGGACATACTTTTTACACACAAGTGATGAAAACTGGATGCAGACCACAGTGAAAACATGCATAATAGTAAATTAAGTAAACTGGTAACACTATTGTGTAACAACGATGtacaagtgaacgccagaatgcAAACGATCGtgtttattactattattattattactattaattaCTAccactgctgctgctgctgctactGCTGTTACTATTGTTACTGTTAATATTATTATGATTACTGAAAACGAAAAAGTTGCTAGCCAAATTTATATGCTTAACATAGTTACAGAGGTACTTATTAAGCCTCAGAAAGTCATAGTTTTTAAAAGATTACCTTTTGTACATAATAAGaatttttgaaacgatttgtaaatgtaataaaaacaataattattttcagtgtggagtctagTAACAAAAGTCAAAAAAGAGAAGATAAAGGTAATTACTTGAACTATTCAAACGATTATATGAATCTTTGTTTTCCTTATTACAGTTGCATGTTTAATTGCGTGTACAATACTATTTTCTTCCATACTCCTATTTTGTTACCGCAGACAAAAAGGCTTCACAAGTTAGTCCTGTTAATGCGAGCAGCAGAAATTTATGGGTATCTGGGTTGTCTTCGAGTACTCGTGCGACTGATCTGAAACAAATATTCTCGAAATACGGGAAAGTGATAGGTGCCAAAGTGGTTACGAATGCAAGAACGCCCGGTGCAAGATGCTACGGATACGTTACTATGTCCACAAGCGAGGATGCTGCGAAATGTATACAGCATTTACATAGAACGGAACTTCATGGACGCGTAATATCCGTAGAAAAGGTAGGCATGACAAAAAGGATAACGTTCCCATTATTATGGGCATTCCGTATGCATTCTCTCTCGAGGTGTCCATTCTTGTTTAAAGGCGAAAGGCGACACTCAGCAAAGTCATATGCGTAAACGGGACACTACGAATGGAAAATCCGAGAAGAAGGAGGAGAAAGACAAGATAAAGGATAATCACGATGTAAGCGATCGAAAGGAGAAAGAACCGAAAAAGGAAATCGAAGATAAAGGGTTGGAAACAAGTAAGTTATTATTGTACGAATTTATTTACGCAAGAAACGGTatcgatatatttttaaataaaatttaattattcgacAGGGATGTTCCAAGCACTTCGTTCTTTTCAAAACGtttcaacaaatttatttttttagactGGATTAGGTTATAACAAATGAAATTAGAACTATACTAATTTCTTCAACTTGTCACCCATGCTTCAACATATTGTTACTCATATTTTAGACTAACTCGTTGTTTCATTGCCGAAGAAGACCAAACAATAAATTGGTTGAATCTTCAAGAAGAAAGAACGAAATCCTTGGAATGACATTTTTgtcgaataattattttataccaAACAACTTACATTGTTATTGTAAAAGAACCGTCTAAATGTGCGACAGCGAAAAAATCGGACGAGAAAAGCGAGGGCGCTGAGAACAAGAAAGCAGAGGTGCTGGAGAAGAAAGACGAAGTTTCCAAGGAATCTGATTCCCGATCAACCAAGTCGACCAGCAAAAAGCCAGAGGGCGAGAAAGGAAAGCGCGGCGGCGACGAGAAGAAAATCCGTTCCTGGGATCACCATCGATCTCATACACGATCCCGTAGCCGTGAACGGCGCAGGCGCGACGATGTCCTCACATTCGCTAAGATCAGGGTAAAACTGGACTTTTCCATGATCCATCCGTGAAAAACAAGGAGAACGATTACGAAGTCGGGCATATTTTCAGGAGGAACGGGAGAGGCAAAGATTACGCGAAAGAGAGAGAATACTTCGCGAGGAAGAACGAAGAAGGCGAGAAGATATGGAGCGACAGAGGGAAATAGATCGCAAACAGAGGGAAGAGGCCGCACGTTTGGAAAGGGAACGGGAAAAGTTACGGAGGGAGAGAGAAAGGATCGAACAGGAGAAGGCAGAATTACTTCGTCTCGAACGGGAACGTCAGAAGGTCGAAAGGGAGAAGCTGGAACGAGAAAGGTTGGAACTGAAAAGGCAACAGATGCGGCTCGAGGAGAGTAGGCGGGCTCCGCCGCCACCGTCTATAAAACGATCTTCTAGCGACAGAAGGGATCCGAGAGACTTATACGTGGAACCGGACAGAAAGCGTATGACGACAGAACACAGTCGAAGACACTCTCCGGAGCGAGTAAGTGATCGACGTGGTGAAATATTGGATCGTGTCTCTGATAGACGATTGGATGCATCGCCGCCTGCGCGATACGAGTCTAGTAGGTAAGAATGCCGTCTAGATAGTTTTATTCCGATGTTGGGCATTAATCGTACAAATCCCAGAGGTAATTACACTTTCGATGTGTTACAGATCTGCCCAAGATATCGGACTAAAGAAGGAATTTAAACGCAGCAGTGACTTTACTTCGCGAAGTAGTCGCCCGGAAAGTTTTTCCGAAGTTTCCCGCGGAAGGGAAGTTATAGTACGCCGAGAGACGCTTAGCACGACAGCGTCATCCATCGATCCTCGACAAGTGAAGGAAAGGTAAATTACAAATCAATTAAACGTTAGAAAATTGGCAAACGATTGATTTCATCGAATATGATCAAAAGATCGTCGACGAAATTTTTCAGCAGGTATGAACGACCAAGTACGACCACTTACACTCGCGAGCGCGAAGTTCGACGTTCTGAACCGGAAACGCATAGGAGCTCCAGGGACAGTCATACGCGTTACAGCGAAAGTTTCAAACCTACAGGTTCCAGTACACCACGTAAGTATTTATTACTTACAAATTCACTGCATCGACTATCAAATTTTCTTAGttaattcgtttaatttttcttttaaatactcTTACTAATGTACACCCGGGGGAAATAGAAGAGAAGGAGAGGTACACATAAAATTAGTGCTGCCGATTGCTCAGGCAGTTGATGGTATAATAGCTTTATACGCACCTTCTTCGCGCATCACGTAGTTTCGGGAAGGGATGGGTATACTGGTAGGGGTTTCCCTTCGGGTGTACAGTGGAGGAGCGCAGTAGTGTCGTGACGTAGAGGCGTGAAGTGTACTGATTGATTGAACGACTTTTTATCCATTCGTTTTGTTCTGGAGTAACGTGTTCCGTAATCTTCAAAAACTATAGGTGACAGTCGCTACGTGGAGAGCAACAGAACTACTAGTAGCTGGCATTCTGGACCACCGTCTACAAAATCATTTAATTCCGTACCGAGTAGCGGAACTCGAGACCCTCGAAACGAACCATCCAGCTGGAGTTCCAGGTCCTCAGAAAATGTAAACAGGTACGTAAGATACGTCTTTTTTACTTTTCTTCGGCAACCTCTTCTAACGGAAGGCATAAGAAAAACATACCCAAACGAATAAATGAAAACATTACTTACTTCTGCGCTAAATATTTACGATGCTGTTAATTTTCTATATTATCATCTAGACCAGTATTTCTCAAACTATAGTCCGCGAACCCTTGGGGGTCCGCCAACGTGTTGGTGAGCGTCCGCGAGGTCTCAGAAGAAAAAAGGAGCATATTATATAGTGGAATAAAAAAATGCTTCCCATAGTATTTTATTAGTATTAAAAACACCTGATAAAAGGTTTTCTGTTAAtagtaaaaaacaaaaaaaaaaaagactgaaAATAAGAAACTAGAATATTTGAAACGgctgaattttttttatacttttttcattattattttgtaCTTATAACATATTTGTCAGTTTTCATTTTAGTTTTGTTCAAAGTAATAAAAGATAGAATATTTGATTGGAATTTTCGTTTGAAATGCGATAGTTTTACATGAAAGCCAATTAACAAAGACCACGAACAGTGGGTCGAAAATGTTCAATAACAATAAATGGTTGGTACACGCttcattccaaataattttaattttggctTTCGTGGAAATCTTTTAGTTTGGTTAAGTGATTACCTTTTCGATAGATTCCAGGTTGCaagtgttaaaaataatttatttaaaaaaattgaagcaGTATCTGGTGTTCCTCGAGACTCGTATTTAGAGCCATTgctttttttataatttgtatCAATGATCTTATTGATAATCTAGCCAATGTTAAGTACCTACTTCATGCGGATGATCTTAAACTATTTTTTAAAGTTAAACAACATCGAGCAAGTTAATTACTTGAACTGATTTTGATACACTTTCAACATGGTGTGTAAACAATAAACTTGATCTTAATATTACCAAGTGCCATTATTATAATGATGATCACTTGTAACCGACATATTTCTATACAGTGCTGGACGAAAGTATTGGCATACTAAAGTTTCTAGGATATAAATGCTTATAATTACGAAAAGAATTATAGTACAGAGTTTATTTTTCTATAAACGTTTATTTTACATATCCTATTTTATCGTGTAACaagaattaatattataaatacaatgatataaaattaataattaaaatacattttctaaGCATTATTTAGATGGACAAAAGCTATGGCACACCCAGCTAGTAATATCTTTACATAATCATGTATGAATTTTTAGTTTTGTCGCTAGTCTTCTTTTGGAAACTTTACTGATTTGTTTTTCCAGTTCGTGTCAAACATAATTTATTGAATTCATGTCCGAGCTTTACAGTGGGACTTCCGAAGTGTGGACAATTAAGAAACAATACATGCCATATAACTATGATCATTATTTTGTTAAGAAAAATCCATTGGAAAGATTAGTTTTTCCTGTCTTTTGAATAATCTTCTTCTGACATATACaagtatatttatttaacaattataTCGTCGATAAATACGAGTTCTCAGAATCCAGAAGTAGTCATACCATATTACCGCGTCACCTCTGGTGCTATATCATAACTTGTAAGTTACATGCATCCTTTTCAGTATTAAGTTTGCTGCAGATCAGCATTCTACCAtgtaatttataatattaaatttgtgTTCATCAGAAAATAATATCTTTTCTTAAAGTTCAAGATCATTTTCCTTTTAAATTATCTTATTTAAATATGGCTCCCTTTGGTACCATACGAACTGAGTATTCAACATCTAAGAGTATTCTTGGTACAATTTTGAACTAATTTAAATACTCTGTACAGTAAAACAACTTTTCTCCGCTATCTGATTTTACATTTGACTGATTCATTAAGTTTATGTAagtttaatattatcttttacccTCGATCGTTATTTCTTTCATTTCCCGAAAATATTCACGTTTCGTTGATTATTTGAATGATCGAATAACATAAAATACGATTATCAATCTTAATATGATAATTAGACATCTTTCCAATGAAGTATCGATATAATGTACTTTGTGCTGtgtgccaatacttttgtcCGTCTAGAAAGTGCTTAGaaaacatatttttgttattatttttgtaCCACTTTATTTATGTTACTGGTCCTTGTATAATAAATTGGGATGTGTACAATAAAGGTTTATGGAAAAACGAACTTTGTAGTTAAATTTTTTTCGTAGTTATAAGCATTTGTATCCTAAAAAGTATGCTGTGCCAATACTTTCGTCTAGCACTGTATACTCGTATACACTCAGTACGCCATTACATTTTATCAATAATATCGGCAATTTAGACGTAACTtacgattttgatgaaatttagATATATCATAGTCACTGTCATTACTAATATTTAAACGTATATTCaagaatttctaaaaatttagAAAGTTATTGATATTGCAACTTTTTTCCAATAAATCGTAACTGTTGCACTAACAAAATTGATCAAAATGagcttcgatcaatagtttccgACATTTTACAAAGCAAAGATATAGATATACTGTTTTGTTTTGTTAcgtataaacaaattttaatgattaaaaaatgGATATTTGTGGCAGGAGGTGCAATTACTTCTTTGCACCTCCTTTGGGTGCATCATTGGTTGACAAAATTCAAGTTACCACTGTTTAATGGACACCACAAGGGTCGTGAGTATTTTTCCATCAGAATAGAATGGGATCTGATGGGATTGTCTTAATATCAGATGATCGAAACGTTAATATTGATTAAATAAATTAGTGTTGTATATATtgttacttgcgttatcttaaATGGATAGCAgaacaaaaaattatttaaaaattgttattaatttcAGATGGAGTAATTCGAGCAGCATGGGAAATACCTTACGTCATCCAGTACCACCGACGTACCAAAGCGGTCCTATTCAGTCTATGGGATTGACAGCACCTGGAACAACGCCATCGTACGATCGCTTCGATCCATACAAATCGTCGATGCCAAGCAtgagaaaatattgatcttgtCGCTCCGATACAGATTACTGTGACAAATAACAGCGAATTCAATGATACTACGTTTTAAGGCGTGTGCGTGTGCACAGGCACACACACACGCCGAATTACTACCTACATTCTTGATAAATCAAATTTAAACTATCCACAGCAGTTTATCGTACGCGCAATCTCGGTTGTAACAGTTACACGCGACGTTTGAAAACTTGAATTTACGAGAAGCGAACAGTTTTTTAATCCAGAGATCTTGTGCACATGCGTGCACGTGCTAGAAGTCGTTTTTCGGTCTCCCTATTATTCGTTGCATTTTAAGTTTATACCGAATAGATTTTTAATCGTCGCGCGTATCTCTCGCGTAATCGTAGCGATCGCGAGGGCACACGAAAACGTTGAATTTTCAGGATAAGACAATTCGAACGGATCGAAACGGCATTTCGCCCTCTTGATTTCTTTTTTTACGAGCACAGTTCGACAGTGGTATTAAAGACTTTCGGAAACGTCCACCGTGAGACGCGTTTAAACAGCACGTATTTATTGGTTTTCCATGCGCACCCAACTTGCGAAATACATGCAACGCGTACAACGCACGGTATATGCATTACCGAACTGTAATTGATGTTTGTACAGTTGTTAATAGATACGATCGTGTGGTTAGAGATCCTATAGAGGAACGCTCGACGCGGGAGAACATTTTATTCGTTTCGTTTTACCTGCTCGACGAAAcgaattagatttgtacgatgcGTTATATGAATCGTTAACTGCAATTTATTCTGAACGATAATAACGCGCATTCGTTTACATCGATGGACATATTCTTGTAGGACATTAAGGTATCGTATAGAGTCACTCGCAGTTATAACGCGTACCTTTAACCGATTCTTTATAGAAACACGTACATATTCTGCAAGGATATGACTGAATTTGTATATTGAATTCCATAAGAATTGTATATCTAATGACGAGGAAATTTACGTTCATACGTGAAGCACACGTACCACGTTTCAGTGTAGCGACGATTATTACAGCATAAGTAAATTTATGGCATAATAGAACGTTTCGAAATCCTTTACTAAAGACCTGGCCAAACTACgcgaaacaaaaatatatacagggtgtttagggTATGCTAAAATTGATGATATAAACTTTGGATACGCAGTACTCGTCAATCTTTGACATGTTTCCTCGTCGAGATTTGCATCTGAATGGAATTAAGAACAAGAAGACAAATGTGTTAAATGTGTCTAAACAGTAGATCAACTATACAGGTTGAGTCAAtgagaattattatctaaaatatcttGTTATCTATTAGTATTATTAAAAGACTCAAGATCGTCTCAACATCTCATTAAGAGACAGACCATTGATTTTTTCCAATCGGTATTTAATATTGATGCCCCCTATATCTTTGAAAGATAATAATATGAGATTAATACAGTCCAAAATTGTAAAGAGATTCCATGTCTTTATGACGTCGATAGATTTGTCTATTTTATTCACAACCCATTGCAAAGAATTCTTAATGTAATAACTTTTAAATGTAACTGTGATTCCCTGGTTTTAACGGTTGAAGCAAAGAAATTGGCAAATCTGAGACAACAAGCATGCTTGCTCGAATAAATAAACGTCGAACGACAgtgtttgtatttaaaaattgaaacgttTTGTAAGAGGAGATTCCCAAATCATTGAGAATTTTCCCAAATTTTCTCGCAACTTTTGCACATCCTGTATATACAAATGTAAACTGAACAGCGAGTGAATGAAGCACCGTGTGTGAGTGCGTTGTTGCGCGACAAATGATCGAAAAGTGGAAGAAAAAGAGTGTATCCGATGGTAGGGAACACTTTCCCTTGGTCGAGCATAGTCAGGGATGGCGCCAGTCAGAGGAAGAAAGGTGAGAAGGAAAAGAGAAGCGGAGAGAGTGAGGGAACAAACAAGTCCGTCGAAAGCAAAGTGTGTCGAGGTCTTTTCACGGACAGTCATCGCGCGACCGAGGTTTGCCCTGTGCAACCACTATTGCACGATTCGGACGCTTCCTttgcttgaatttttttcatcgGTTCCCTCTCCTGCTTCTGCCCCGCTCCTACACGCCAACCTCACCGCTCGTCCCTCTTTCTCCCTCTATCCGTTTCCCTATCTCTATCTCCCTGTCGAGGCTCAATAGACGATGGACAATTCGTCGGTACTCTCGCGGACGCGACAAGTCTATTGAAATAGTTCGCCGCGTATCTCGTCGCGGGTATCAGGTGTGGTGGCAGCAGAAGCACCTGGAATGTCTGTGCAAAGGAATCGTTGACTTTTTTACTCGGTCAGCAGGATGTCGCCGTCCATTGTTTTTTTCGGTAAGTGATTTGTCACCGATGATTTGAACGAAACCGTACCTAATCTAATTAACGTATCGATCACGTGAAAATGTACGATCCAAGAGCGCTTTCGTTTGACTAAATTCGAATTCAAACAATTGTCTTTGCGCGCGGAAAATTTCAAACGTACTTCTGGCTTCGAACATGCTTCACCGCCAACCTTGACTTTAAGTTGGGACGTTTGAACAAATCGTgcccattaataaaaatatcaatgTATTTATTTCGATGGTCGGTTGTCGCTGACACAAGACTATTACGTTATCAATCCGAACAGAGAGATTGCAAATGACATTGGACCCGCACGATGCGGGCTAAATGACGTTCGCGCGATCACGTGGGCGCTTACCTAAGTCGAAGCGCTAAGATTGAGTATGAAAGTGCGacaaactattaaaaaataaacgttGAAAAAGTGTCTGACGAGTATATTGGATTCCAAGAATGAGACGAGTTAAATTCATCGAAATCTTCCTAATCCCAGAGCTGTGAGGTTTTTTCCAAGAAGACGATGATCCATCGTTTTCTGGAGAGGCGTATAACGTTCGACGGAGAAATTCATTCTCGCGTGTTTACGATCGAATTCCCCCGTCGAGTGGCATACAATTGCAATTATCTCCCTTGGAATCGGAACGATCCTCTCGTTCCTCGAACGACCGAAAGACAAACAATCTTCAGCTCATTTCTCACCGCGGTACGGTCGAGCAAGTATCGGCGATGAATCAGTGAACGGAAGAAAGGCGCGCTTTCTCGTCGAGCAACTTTCACCGTCGATGAAGTCCGTGTACATTAACTTATTCCGAAAAGGCCTCCTTCAACGGCGGGCCACGTTATTTCGAACCCGACACGTCCCCTCCTTCGTCTCCCTTCCTCCCAATTTGCGTCGCTTTGTTTTCCCCCTAAGGGGCCAGTTTGGTACTTTGAGCTGAAAATTACGATTTCTTTTAATACGTCGTTCACCCGACCAAAACAGTAAAATCTTCGTCGTACTTATTTTTGTTGTCTTTTACTTTTGTTTATTGTCTCATCTCATTGGACAAAGTATATTTAATGTTAATGTTTCGACATAGTGTCTACgtcgaaagaaaagaaaaaatcgcaCCTATTCCACGTGATGATGATACGTATACATCGCGAGCCAAAAGCAACGAGAGGAAAGTTATTGCGTACGTTGCTTTCGAATAACGATTGTCACGTTTCAACAATCATTGTTGCTCGTAACTCGAAACAATACGATTTCAGACACGTGTTTGCAAACATCCGGATTTACAAGATCGAGATCGTTCCACGCCTACGCATACCGATCGTGTCCAAATATATTAAGGTTAGCCTGTACAGCTTCGGCGTTCGTGGTAGTGTTTTCTTAAGTAGGCGGCGTGATCACTTAGGAAGGGTGCAAACAGTTAATTCGTATATACTTTTTCCAGAAAGCCAAAAATAACGTAGACTACAAAGTACGTCTCCCAAATAGTTCGAGGATATTTGATTCGTAGAAAGATCAACGTGCACGACTCAACATACTCAACATCGGTAGATACGTGAAATGCGAGAAATTTCACTCGCGGCTCCGTTACACTTCCAATTCAATTTCACGAAGAATCGAGCTACCTTCTCGTACGCTTCCAAGACGCTTTTCATATCAATTTTGCTCAGGCTTACGAGTAAAACTCGGGAAATCGTGTTAATAGGTCGGTACAGGAGCAGACTGCCGTGAATCGCGTTCGTAAGGTTGAGTTTGCCAACCACCACGTGGCGATTCGCAAAACTTTCGAGTTTGCGTTCTTCCGAACGACGTCATCGTCGATCGTTTCTCAGAAGATTCGAAAGCTACCTTCTCCACCGTAAACTGTTGGCAATATTGCATAATGATTGCCGTGTATGCTTTAAAAGAGTGTTGGATGCTGTTTGGTAGGAATCATGACGTAGTGCGTCAAACGTTATCGGTAGGTCGTTCCCGCGAATTCTTGCGACATAGCTAGAGGGCGTCTTGACTCGAGGCGCTAATTCATACTAACTCGGTATATTACAAAGTAAGTATGCAAAGAAATTTGTTCAGCTCTTAAACAAATGAATTTATTGTAAATATTAAATCAGTACTACAAAAATTCAGAGAGGATATCATCGATGACAAAATAACAAGCGTGTGGCGTAAGAGGTAACGAGTCGATAGACAATGACTAAAGATGCTGTTGTTTTTAATAACCGATCACGCTGTATGTCTTACTCTGATTTTATACGATACATATTTGATATTTGTCGGGATAATTCTCATTGTTCTCGATatagataaaaaatatatttgatgCACTGTACGAATGTTACAGAACTGTACATGATATGGAGCCTGTTGACGAGTTGCTGGTCTTACACCGACCAAGTTACGCGCTATCGCTACCGTAAGTAAGGGGAATGCGACGATATGTTTCTATAATCGAAAGTAACGCTGGCTTCTAAAAGAACTCGTACATACTGACCCAAATATGTAGACTCTCTTTGACTTCCGATTATTAGATTGTGGTTGGATGCACAAACTAAACGGCAACGAGTCCAGCGTATTTGCGATAGTATCAAGTTGTTTTTACAGTTAGCGTACAGCCGAAGCTATGCAACGATACCGTACGAAAACTACGGCGCGTTGAGAAGAAAAACGGGCATCGATATCTTTCGTTCGTAGTCGTTAACAATAGATCGACTTGTTTTGCCATTTGTTATAATGCTTATGCAACGATTAATTAACGATCCCGAAGGCGTTGGTATATTTGTCCATTTTGAATACATACTTATGTTCGCGTGTATGTAACGATCACGTTACGTATGCGTTCGTGGTGTTGATTTGCAGCAACGAGATATGGAATGACAAGCTCTCCAGGTTTCGTGGCACCGATTCGTGGATGGTCCGAAACGGAAGCGTGG of the Colletes latitarsis isolate SP2378_abdomen chromosome 9, iyColLati1, whole genome shotgun sequence genome contains:
- the LOC143345528 gene encoding uncharacterized protein LOC143345528 isoform X5; the encoded protein is MADVEGKKLTELRVIDLKTELERRGLDKTGNKAALLERLSKSISDEGENPDEYLIIPCGGVCKVSPRKNSVTGVINQEESPETLESLKEEVTEGPDDNETKPKIETKPVIEKEMAPKIEEPQSEVQNNTSKEIECKQEPKVHLTKITIESTQPIEKKVEPEAAIVANQTSTSSASTVEANGIDNEDSINLTIGEDEENLLAEETESHDRHKDGGEKKKVEENKKGESKGSSRAEAGANSKEGTTSGANVGTKNKQDGGDGSKSVESSNKSQKREDKDKKASQVSPVNASSRNLWVSGLSSSTRATDLKQIFSKYGKVIGAKVVTNARTPGARCYGYVTMSTSEDAAKCIQHLHRTELHGRVISVEKAKGDTQQSHMRKRDTTNGKSEKKEEKDKIKDNHDVSDRKEKEPKKEIEDKGLETTKKSDEKSEGAENKKAEVLEKKDEVSKESDSRSTKSTSKKPEGEKGKRGGDEKKIRSWDHHRSHTRSRSRERRRRDDVLTFAKIREERERQRLRERERILREEERRRREDMERQREIDRKQREEAARLEREREKLRRERERIEQEKAELLRLERERQKVEREKLERERLELKRQQMRLEESRRAPPPPSIKRSSSDRRDPRDLYVEPDRKRMTTEHSRRHSPERVSDRRGEILDRVSDRRLDASPPARYESSRSAQDIGLKKEFKRSSDFTSRSSRPESFSEVSRGREVIVRRETLSTTASSIDPRQVKERYERPSTTTYTREREVRRSEPETHRSSRDSHTRYSESFKPTGSSTPRDSRYVESNRTTSSWHSGPPSTKSFNSVPSSGTRDPRNEPSSWSSRSSENVNRWSNSSSMGNTLRHPVPPTYQSGPIQSMGLTAPGTTPSYDRFDPYKSSMPSMRKY